In a single window of the Cucumis melo cultivar AY chromosome 11, USDA_Cmelo_AY_1.0, whole genome shotgun sequence genome:
- the LOC103503100 gene encoding pyruvate kinase 1, cytosolic-like isoform X17, which translates to MTKIVGTLGPNSRSVQVISACLMAGMSVAQFDFSWGSPDYHQVTLENLKIAVKSTKKLCAVMLDTAGPEVLVVTKVKFISLQKDGFVVLTPNQELEASSELLPINYGGLSKARQFLSKLGDLNQTQIFAKIESVEVFLFQKTALYRCNMAGKPDVLTRVVDSMTNNLRPTRAVATDVANAVLDGSDAILLGAETLRGLHPVETVSTVSRICAEVN; encoded by the exons ATGACTAAGATTGTTGGTACTCTGGGTCCTAACTCTCGATCTGTACAAGTTATTTCTGCTTGTTTGATGGCTGGAATGTCGG TTGCTCAGTTTGACTTTTCATGGGGTAGTCCGGATTACCATCAAGTGACTTTGGAAAATTTGAAGATTGCTGTTAAAAGCACCAAGAAACTTTGTGCT GTTATGCTGGATACAGCGGGTCCTGAGGTGTTGGTTGTAACTAAAGTGAAATTTATCTCTCTTCAGAAAGATGGGTTTGTTGTTCTAACACCCAATCAAGAACTAGAGGCATCTTCGGAGCTGCTACCTATAAATTATGGTGGACTTTCAAAG GCTCGACAATTTCTTTCTAAGCTAGGTGACCTTAACCAAACTCAAATATTTGCAAAGATTGAAAGTGTAGAG GTGTTTTTGTTTCAGAAAACTGCCCTTTATAGATGTAATATGGCTGGAAAGCCTGATGTTTTAACTCGTGTGGTAGACAGCATGACTAACAACTTGAGACCTACACGTGCAGTAGCTACTGATGTTGCCAATGCTGTACTTGATG GAAGTGATGCAATTCTTCTTGGGGCTGAGACATTGCGTGGATTACATCCAGTAGAAACCGTTTCAACCGTTAGTAGAATATGTGCTGAG
- the LOC103503100 gene encoding pyruvate kinase 1, cytosolic-like isoform X16 codes for MTKIVGTLGPNSRSVQVISACLMAGMSVAQFDFSWGSPDYHQVTLENLKIAVKSTKKLCAVMLDTAGPEVLVVTKVKFISLQKDGFVVLTPNQELEASSELLPINYGGLSKARQFLSKLGDLNQTQIFAKIESVEVFLFQKTALYRCNMAGKPDVLTRVVDSMTNNLRPTRAVATDVANAVLDGSDAILLGAETLRGLHPVETVSTVSRICAENWVQ; via the exons ATGACTAAGATTGTTGGTACTCTGGGTCCTAACTCTCGATCTGTACAAGTTATTTCTGCTTGTTTGATGGCTGGAATGTCGG TTGCTCAGTTTGACTTTTCATGGGGTAGTCCGGATTACCATCAAGTGACTTTGGAAAATTTGAAGATTGCTGTTAAAAGCACCAAGAAACTTTGTGCT GTTATGCTGGATACAGCGGGTCCTGAGGTGTTGGTTGTAACTAAAGTGAAATTTATCTCTCTTCAGAAAGATGGGTTTGTTGTTCTAACACCCAATCAAGAACTAGAGGCATCTTCGGAGCTGCTACCTATAAATTATGGTGGACTTTCAAAG GCTCGACAATTTCTTTCTAAGCTAGGTGACCTTAACCAAACTCAAATATTTGCAAAGATTGAAAGTGTAGAG GTGTTTTTGTTTCAGAAAACTGCCCTTTATAGATGTAATATGGCTGGAAAGCCTGATGTTTTAACTCGTGTGGTAGACAGCATGACTAACAACTTGAGACCTACACGTGCAGTAGCTACTGATGTTGCCAATGCTGTACTTGATG GAAGTGATGCAATTCTTCTTGGGGCTGAGACATTGCGTGGATTACATCCAGTAGAAACCGTTTCAACCGTTAGTAGAATATGTGCTGAG
- the LOC103503100 gene encoding pyruvate kinase 1, cytosolic-like isoform X13 has translation MTKIVGTLGPNSRSVQVISACLMAGMSVAQFDFSWGSPDYHQVTLENLKIAVKSTKKLCAVMLDTAGPEVLVVTKVKFISLQKDGFVVLTPNQELEASSELLPINYGGLSKARQFLSKLGDLNQTQIFAKIESVEVFLFQKTALYRCNMAGKPDVLTRVVDSMTNNLRPTRAVATDVANAVLDALMIGSASYTISAVCWRMIVTGALSRVSIQFIHQKRCFARFHLWRTNCLTPVYQLHRLLYKDYKKIVTINY, from the exons ATGACTAAGATTGTTGGTACTCTGGGTCCTAACTCTCGATCTGTACAAGTTATTTCTGCTTGTTTGATGGCTGGAATGTCGG TTGCTCAGTTTGACTTTTCATGGGGTAGTCCGGATTACCATCAAGTGACTTTGGAAAATTTGAAGATTGCTGTTAAAAGCACCAAGAAACTTTGTGCT GTTATGCTGGATACAGCGGGTCCTGAGGTGTTGGTTGTAACTAAAGTGAAATTTATCTCTCTTCAGAAAGATGGGTTTGTTGTTCTAACACCCAATCAAGAACTAGAGGCATCTTCGGAGCTGCTACCTATAAATTATGGTGGACTTTCAAAG GCTCGACAATTTCTTTCTAAGCTAGGTGACCTTAACCAAACTCAAATATTTGCAAAGATTGAAAGTGTAGAG GTGTTTTTGTTTCAGAAAACTGCCCTTTATAGATGTAATATGGCTGGAAAGCCTGATGTTTTAACTCGTGTGGTAGACAGCATGACTAACAACTTGAGACCTACACGTGCAGTAGCTACTGATGTTGCCAATGCTGTACTTGATG CCCTGATGATTGGGAGTGCTTCCTACACTATCTCGGCTGTCTGCTGGAGGATGATAGTAACTGGTGCACTGAGCAGGGTGTCGATTCAATTCATCCACCAAAAAAGGTGCTTTGCAAGATTTCACCTTTGGCGGACGAATTG TTTGACTCCCGTATATCAATTGCATCGGCTTTTATACAAAGATTACAAGAAGATAGtaacaataaattattaa